The Candidatus Melainabacteria bacterium RIFOXYA2_FULL_32_9 genome has a window encoding:
- a CDS encoding DNA protecting protein DprA produces MSDLKYWLAFSKVNSIGSRFIKKVWEHFGSIKEAWLASNADLLRIEGLRYNRVQNFIEARKAINPDKLLEEIYKRDIKVLTLQDEDYPYLLRQIPDPPAILFIKGNLEVCNLDKTLAIVGSRKASHYILEILNKIIDEIRGTDITIVSGMALGVDSCAHKAALKNNLKTIAVLGSGLDHIYPKKNKDLFQEIINGNGAVISEYYPSEEPEPWKFPVRNRIVSALSKGTLIAEAGLKSGALITANLCLEQNRELMCIPGLITNPNTEGIHQLIKNGAGVVTNAKDIFDYLNWHYDVNTENNQKSLKIHLLDNERKIYEILSLEPITFDEILNKSQLNTQELMINLTSLELNGLIKQLPGQKYISVLS; encoded by the coding sequence ATGAGTGATCTTAAGTACTGGCTGGCATTTTCCAAAGTAAATTCTATAGGAAGCAGATTTATAAAAAAAGTCTGGGAACACTTTGGCTCAATAAAAGAAGCATGGTTAGCTTCAAATGCTGATTTATTGAGAATAGAAGGCTTAAGATATAATAGGGTTCAAAATTTTATTGAAGCAAGAAAAGCCATTAATCCTGATAAATTACTTGAGGAAATATATAAAAGGGATATTAAAGTTCTAACACTGCAAGATGAAGATTATCCCTATTTATTGAGACAAATTCCTGACCCACCGGCAATATTATTTATTAAAGGCAATTTAGAAGTCTGTAATCTGGATAAGACTTTAGCCATTGTAGGAAGCCGTAAAGCCAGCCATTACATACTTGAAATTCTTAATAAGATCATTGACGAAATCCGAGGAACAGATATTACAATTGTAAGTGGCATGGCTTTAGGAGTAGATTCCTGCGCTCATAAAGCAGCACTAAAAAATAATTTAAAAACTATTGCAGTTCTTGGATCAGGACTCGACCATATTTATCCTAAGAAGAATAAAGACCTTTTCCAAGAAATTATAAATGGTAACGGTGCAGTGATCAGCGAATATTATCCGAGCGAAGAACCTGAACCCTGGAAATTTCCTGTAAGAAATAGAATAGTTAGTGCCTTATCCAAGGGAACTTTAATCGCAGAAGCAGGTCTAAAAAGTGGAGCACTAATTACGGCAAATTTGTGTCTCGAGCAGAATAGAGAATTAATGTGCATTCCAGGGTTAATAACAAATCCTAATACAGAAGGTATACATCAACTTATTAAAAATGGTGCAGGTGTAGTTACAAATGCAAAAGATATTTTTGATTACCTAAACTGGCACTATGATGTAAATACGGAGAATAATCAGAAAAGTTTAAAAATACATCTTCTTGACAATGAGAGAAAAATATACGAAATTTTAAGTTTAGAACCAATTACATTTGATGAGATATTAAATAAATCACAACTAAATACTCAAGAATTAATGATTAATTTAACATCTTTAGAATTAAACGGCCTAATAAAGCAATTACCGGGTCAGAAATATATAAGTGTTTTATCGTAA